The following are encoded together in the Geobacter sulfurreducens PCA genome:
- a CDS encoding glucose-6-phosphate isomerase, whose protein sequence is MNAHELWQRYQTYLLFDADTGLILDVSRMAFSDDFFASMEPAMQRAFDAMERLEAGEIANPDENRMVGHYWLRSPELAPDPAIAAAIRETVDRVTAFAADVHNGVVTAPRARLFRNVLVIGIGGSALGPQFVADALGGHGDRMRPFFFDNTDPDGMDRVLETLGADGLAETLAIVISKSGGTKETRNGMLEAEAAYRRAGLDFSRHAVAVTGAGSELDRTAEAGGWLCRFPMWDWVGGRTSETSAVGLLPAALQGIPIRDFLDGARTCDTLTRRRETLRNPAALLALMWHHATRGSGSRDMVVLPYKDRLLLFSRYLQQLIMESIGKELDLDGTVVNQGLTVYGNKGSTDQHAYVQQLREGTNNFFVAFIEVLKDREGASLAVEPGFTSGDYLSGFLQGTRTALSEKGRESLTITIPAITPRTVGVLVALFERAVGLYASLVNINAYHQPGVEAGKKAAGGVLALTGEALAFLRREGGTLSATEIAAALGRPEEAETIFRSLLHAAANPDHGVVMEAASPLTRSRFSAR, encoded by the coding sequence ATGAACGCCCATGAACTGTGGCAACGCTACCAGACCTATCTTCTTTTCGACGCGGACACGGGACTCATCCTTGATGTCAGCAGAATGGCCTTCAGCGATGATTTCTTCGCCTCCATGGAGCCGGCCATGCAGCGCGCCTTCGACGCCATGGAACGGCTGGAGGCGGGTGAGATCGCAAATCCGGACGAAAACCGGATGGTGGGGCACTATTGGCTCAGAAGTCCCGAACTGGCCCCCGACCCCGCTATCGCCGCCGCCATCAGGGAGACTGTTGATCGTGTAACGGCCTTTGCCGCTGATGTCCATAACGGGGTGGTGACGGCGCCCCGAGCCCGCCTCTTCCGCAACGTCCTGGTGATCGGCATCGGCGGCTCAGCCTTGGGGCCACAGTTCGTGGCAGATGCCCTGGGCGGCCACGGCGACCGGATGCGGCCCTTCTTCTTCGACAACACCGACCCTGACGGCATGGACCGGGTACTTGAGACCCTCGGAGCGGATGGGCTGGCGGAAACCCTTGCCATCGTCATCTCCAAGAGCGGCGGCACCAAGGAAACGAGGAACGGCATGCTTGAGGCGGAGGCGGCCTACCGGCGTGCCGGGCTCGACTTTTCCCGTCATGCCGTGGCAGTCACCGGCGCCGGCAGCGAGCTGGACCGGACCGCCGAGGCCGGCGGCTGGCTGTGCCGCTTCCCCATGTGGGACTGGGTCGGCGGCCGCACCTCGGAGACCTCGGCCGTGGGACTCCTGCCGGCCGCGCTCCAGGGAATCCCCATCAGAGACTTCCTCGATGGCGCCCGGACCTGCGACACACTGACTCGCCGGCGCGAGACGCTCCGCAATCCGGCGGCCCTCCTGGCCCTCATGTGGCATCACGCCACCCGGGGCAGCGGCTCCCGCGACATGGTGGTGCTCCCCTACAAGGATCGCCTGCTCCTCTTCTCCCGCTACCTCCAGCAACTCATCATGGAATCCATCGGCAAGGAGCTGGATCTGGACGGCACCGTGGTGAACCAGGGGCTCACGGTCTACGGCAACAAGGGCTCCACGGATCAGCACGCCTACGTGCAGCAGTTGCGTGAGGGGACCAACAACTTCTTCGTCGCTTTCATCGAGGTGCTGAAGGATCGCGAGGGGGCCTCCCTGGCGGTTGAGCCGGGCTTCACCAGCGGCGACTACCTGTCCGGCTTCCTTCAGGGGACCCGCACCGCCCTGAGCGAAAAGGGACGCGAGTCACTCACCATCACCATTCCCGCCATAACCCCACGCACGGTGGGTGTCCTGGTGGCCCTCTTCGAGCGGGCCGTGGGGCTCTATGCCTCCCTGGTCAACATCAACGCCTACCACCAGCCCGGCGTGGAGGCGGGGAAAAAGGCGGCAGGCGGCGTCCTGGCCCTCACGGGCGAGGCACTGGCATTCCTGCGACGGGAAGGGGGCACCCTTTCCGCCACGGAGATCGCCGCGGCACTGGGCAGGCCGGAAGAGGCGGAAACGATATTCAGAAGCCTCCTGCACGCCGCCGCCAACCCGGACCACGGTGTCGTCATGGAAGCGGCATCCCCTCTTACCCGGAGCCGCTTTTCCGCCCGATGA